The following are encoded together in the Oncorhynchus masou masou isolate Uvic2021 unplaced genomic scaffold, UVic_Omas_1.1 unplaced_scaffold_1173, whole genome shotgun sequence genome:
- the LOC135529512 gene encoding probable serine carboxypeptidase CPVL isoform X2, whose protein sequence is MRMLKETLGVLLLWASLEATQSRGCSSFFCRRSHRVSMLSGGADPGKPLFLTPYLEKGNIEEARKQSLVGPLPGANVKSYAGYLTVNKKYNSNLYFWFFPAQEWPETAPVLLWLQGGPGGTSMFGLFVEHGPYVVLKNLTVGYRDYPWTSRYSVLYIDNPVGTGFSFTDDDRGFAQNQDDVGRDLYSALTQFFQIFSEYQSNDFYATGESYAGKYVPAIGYYIHKHNPVAKVKINFKGVAIGDGLCDPELMLGGYGDFLYQTGLIDMLQKQYVEQQTASGVQLIQQEKWVEAFEEPADQEYFSQFVTLAEVRRSIHVGNLTFHDGSEVEKHLLQDVMKSIKPWLATLMDNYRVLIYSGQLDVIVAAPLTERFLPTVNWTGADEFNKASRLHWKIQPEDTEVAGYVRQVGEFYQVIIRGGGHILPYDQPQRSFDMIDRFLSTQGFI, encoded by the exons ATGAG AATGTTGAAGGAGACGCTGGGTGTCCTTCTCCTGTGGGCTTCTCTGGAGGCGACACAGTCAAGGGGCTGCTCGAGTTTCTTCTGCCGGAGATCTCACCGTGTCAGCATGCTCTCCGGAGGAGCCGACCCTGGCAAGCCGCTCTTTCTCACCCCCTACCTGGAAAAGGGCAACATCGAAGAGG CGCGGAAGCAGAGTCTGGTAGGTCCCCTGCCTGGTGCCAATGTGAAGAGTTATGCTGGCTACCTCACTGTCAACAAGAAATACAACAGCAACCTCTACTTCTGGTTCTTCCCTGCTCAG gaGTGGCCTGAGACTGCTCCAGTCCTGCTGTGGCTGCAGGGGGGTCCTGGGGGCACGTCTATGTTTGGACTGTTTGTAGAACATGGACCCTACGTTGTATTGAAGAACCTAACAG TGGGCTACAGAGACTATCCCTGGACATCCAGATACTCTGTTCTGTACATCGACAATCCA GTAGGAACAGGGTTCAGTTTCACTGATGATGACCGAGGCTTTGCTCAGAACCAGGATGATGTAGGCAGAGATCTGTACAG TGCATTGACTCAGTTCTTCCAGATCTTCTCTGAGTATCAGTCCAATGACTTCTATGCTACAGGAGAG TCCTATGCAGGAAAGTATGTCCCAGCCATTGGTTACTACATCCATAAGCATAACCCCGTTGCTAAGGTGAAGATCAACTTCAAGGGAGTTGCCATTGGAGACGGCCTCTGTGACCCAGAGCTG atgCTGGGAGGGTATGGAGACTTCCTGTACCAGACAGGTCTGATAGACATGCTCCAGAAGCAgtatgttgagcagcagacagcCAGCGGGGTGCAGCTCATCCAACAGGAGAAATGGGTGGAGGCCTTTGAG GAGCCTGCAGATCAGGAGTATTTCTCCCAGTTTGTGACGCTGGCAGAGGTGCGGCGCTCCATCCACGTGGGGAACCTGACGTTCCACGACGGCTCGGAGGTGGAGAAACACCTGCTGCAGGACGTCATGAAGAGCATCAAACCCTGGCTCGCCACGCTCATGGACAACTACAGG gtgttgaTTTACAGTGGTCAGCTGGATGTGATTGTGGCGGCCCCCCTGACTGAAAGGTTCCTGCCCACGGTGAACTGGACCGGGGCTGATGAGTTCAACAAAGCCTCTCGCTTACATTGGAAGATCCAGCCAGAGGACACAGAGGTGGCTGGATATGTTCGCCAAGTAGGGGAATTCTACCAG GTGATTATACGAGGGGGAGGGCACATACTACCATACGACCAACCACAGAGGTCCTTTGATATGATTGACAGATTCCTCTCAACACAGGGATTTATTTAA
- the LOC135529512 gene encoding probable serine carboxypeptidase CPVL isoform X1 — MRMLKETLGVLLLWASLEATQSRGCSSFFCRRSHRVSMLSGGADPGKPLFLTPYLEKGNIEEARKQSLVGPLPGANVKSYAGYLTVNKKYNSNLYFWFFPAQEWPETAPVLLWLQGGPGGTSMFGLFVEHGPYVVLKNLTVGYRDYPWTSRYSVLYIDNPVGTGFSFTDDDRGFAQNQDDVGRDLYSALTQFFQIFSEYQSNDFYATGESYAGKYVPAIGYYIHKHNPVAKVKINFKGVAIGDGLCDPELMLGGYGDFLYQTGLIDMLQKQYVEQQTASGVQLIQQEKWVEAFEVFDSLLNGDILPYPSFFQNATGCTNYFNYLQCQEPADQEYFSQFVTLAEVRRSIHVGNLTFHDGSEVEKHLLQDVMKSIKPWLATLMDNYRVLIYSGQLDVIVAAPLTERFLPTVNWTGADEFNKASRLHWKIQPEDTEVAGYVRQVGEFYQVIIRGGGHILPYDQPQRSFDMIDRFLSTQGFI; from the exons ATGAG AATGTTGAAGGAGACGCTGGGTGTCCTTCTCCTGTGGGCTTCTCTGGAGGCGACACAGTCAAGGGGCTGCTCGAGTTTCTTCTGCCGGAGATCTCACCGTGTCAGCATGCTCTCCGGAGGAGCCGACCCTGGCAAGCCGCTCTTTCTCACCCCCTACCTGGAAAAGGGCAACATCGAAGAGG CGCGGAAGCAGAGTCTGGTAGGTCCCCTGCCTGGTGCCAATGTGAAGAGTTATGCTGGCTACCTCACTGTCAACAAGAAATACAACAGCAACCTCTACTTCTGGTTCTTCCCTGCTCAG gaGTGGCCTGAGACTGCTCCAGTCCTGCTGTGGCTGCAGGGGGGTCCTGGGGGCACGTCTATGTTTGGACTGTTTGTAGAACATGGACCCTACGTTGTATTGAAGAACCTAACAG TGGGCTACAGAGACTATCCCTGGACATCCAGATACTCTGTTCTGTACATCGACAATCCA GTAGGAACAGGGTTCAGTTTCACTGATGATGACCGAGGCTTTGCTCAGAACCAGGATGATGTAGGCAGAGATCTGTACAG TGCATTGACTCAGTTCTTCCAGATCTTCTCTGAGTATCAGTCCAATGACTTCTATGCTACAGGAGAG TCCTATGCAGGAAAGTATGTCCCAGCCATTGGTTACTACATCCATAAGCATAACCCCGTTGCTAAGGTGAAGATCAACTTCAAGGGAGTTGCCATTGGAGACGGCCTCTGTGACCCAGAGCTG atgCTGGGAGGGTATGGAGACTTCCTGTACCAGACAGGTCTGATAGACATGCTCCAGAAGCAgtatgttgagcagcagacagcCAGCGGGGTGCAGCTCATCCAACAGGAGAAATGGGTGGAGGCCTTTGAG GTATTTGACAGCTTGCTGAATGGGGACATTCTACCGTACCCCTCGTTCTTCCAGAACGCCACTGGCTGCACCAACTACTTCAATTACTTGCAGTGTCAG GAGCCTGCAGATCAGGAGTATTTCTCCCAGTTTGTGACGCTGGCAGAGGTGCGGCGCTCCATCCACGTGGGGAACCTGACGTTCCACGACGGCTCGGAGGTGGAGAAACACCTGCTGCAGGACGTCATGAAGAGCATCAAACCCTGGCTCGCCACGCTCATGGACAACTACAGG gtgttgaTTTACAGTGGTCAGCTGGATGTGATTGTGGCGGCCCCCCTGACTGAAAGGTTCCTGCCCACGGTGAACTGGACCGGGGCTGATGAGTTCAACAAAGCCTCTCGCTTACATTGGAAGATCCAGCCAGAGGACACAGAGGTGGCTGGATATGTTCGCCAAGTAGGGGAATTCTACCAG GTGATTATACGAGGGGGAGGGCACATACTACCATACGACCAACCACAGAGGTCCTTTGATATGATTGACAGATTCCTCTCAACACAGGGATTTATTTAA